A section of the Funiculus sociatus GB2-C1 genome encodes:
- a CDS encoding DUF4278 domain-containing protein: protein MKLQYRGNSYEYNPQSIETVESEITAKYRGATYKIKQPVNLAVPNSAVNLRFRGVAYIKGKNSGALLSRESRGSSINDTEAAC from the coding sequence ATGAAATTACAATACCGTGGCAACTCCTACGAATATAATCCTCAATCTATTGAGACTGTAGAGAGCGAAATCACGGCTAAGTACCGAGGTGCAACTTACAAAATTAAACAGCCCGTTAATCTCGCTGTACCTAATTCTGCTGTGAATCTAAGGTTTCGTGGAGTTGCTTATATTAAAGGTAAAAATTCGGGAGCTTTGCTATCAAGAGAATCAAGGGGCAGCAGCATAAATGATACCGAAGCTGCCTGTTAG
- a CDS encoding glycosyltransferase codes for MKVLIASTDGLGHLNPLLAVANILIKHNHEVVVQTAPKLRSMVEAAGVPFTPEPPEINSSTEAMALYLELRQAKNPNPGLEMAAFDLEYFFAKKIGGQAAALKQALQDFPADVIVADSLFFGTLPMLLEAREERPAIVHLGVSLLNLFSASPPQPGMSQKEQLAERERRERVFHQPAKAGVDKALAELGCDPLPCSPMKSMSVLPDLYLQHGIESFQYSDDSFSSSHVHYIGLLPMPPGQPALPTWWHELDRTKRLVLVTQGTIANRNFGQLIGPTLTGLAKEEDVIVLVSTGGQPIESILTEIPANAYLASFLPYELIMQSVDLLVTNGGYGTVNLALAHGIPIVSAGMTEDKGEVSAHVQWAGVGIDLRTNQATAEDLRAAAREVLDNPVYSERAKDLALEFASHNTEMEVLRLIEACVLEPSTV; via the coding sequence ATGAAAGTATTAATTGCATCAACAGATGGCCTAGGTCATTTGAATCCACTACTAGCCGTCGCCAACATTCTTATAAAACACAATCACGAGGTAGTTGTACAGACGGCACCTAAGTTGAGGTCGATGGTGGAGGCGGCAGGGGTGCCGTTTACTCCGGAGCCTCCGGAAATCAACAGTTCCACTGAGGCGATGGCTCTCTACTTGGAGCTGAGGCAGGCAAAGAATCCAAATCCAGGACTGGAGATGGCAGCGTTCGACCTCGAATATTTCTTTGCGAAAAAGATCGGCGGGCAGGCAGCAGCACTCAAGCAGGCTCTGCAAGACTTTCCTGCGGATGTCATTGTGGCAGATTCGTTGTTCTTCGGTACGCTGCCGATGCTTCTGGAAGCACGCGAGGAACGTCCCGCGATTGTGCATCTGGGCGTTTCGCTACTGAATCTGTTCAGTGCGAGTCCGCCACAACCGGGCATGTCCCAGAAAGAGCAGCTTGCAGAACGTGAGAGACGAGAGCGTGTGTTTCATCAGCCAGCCAAGGCTGGGGTAGATAAGGCCCTAGCCGAACTTGGCTGTGATCCGCTACCGTGTTCCCCCATGAAGAGCATGTCTGTGCTGCCCGATCTTTATCTGCAACACGGAATCGAGAGTTTCCAGTATTCGGATGATTCGTTCTCCTCGTCGCATGTGCACTATATCGGTCTTCTACCGATGCCCCCAGGGCAGCCGGCGCTGCCAACGTGGTGGCATGAACTCGATCGGACAAAGCGCCTAGTTCTTGTGACTCAGGGAACGATCGCGAACCGAAACTTCGGGCAACTCATTGGCCCGACGTTGACTGGACTCGCCAAGGAAGAGGACGTGATCGTTCTGGTAAGCACGGGAGGACAACCGATCGAGTCGATTCTTACCGAGATTCCGGCAAATGCCTATCTTGCGTCGTTTCTGCCTTACGAATTGATTATGCAGAGTGTGGATCTGCTGGTCACGAACGGAGGATATGGCACGGTAAATCTGGCGCTGGCGCATGGGATTCCGATAGTCTCGGCAGGGATGACGGAGGACAAGGGGGAGGTATCGGCGCATGTGCAGTGGGCTGGTGTCGGAATCGACCTGAGAACCAATCAGGCAACGGCAGAGGATTTACGTGCAGCGGCCAGAGAAGTTCTCGACAACCCGGTGTATAGTGAGCGGGCGAAGGATCTGGCGCTGGAGTTCGCGAGCCACAACACGGAGATGGAGGTGCTCAGGCTAATTGAAGCGTGTGTTCTTGAGCCATCGACCGTTTGA
- a CDS encoding NmrA/HSCARG family protein, with amino-acid sequence MPQSINAERLILVTGATGNQGSAIARHLLQRGNFKVRALVRDPSKPASVALEQAGAELVVGDLNDRASLDRALQGAYGVFSLQIFLDGIDTEISQGKAVADAASSAGIQHFVYSSVGSAERNTGIPHFDSKFQVEEYIRASKLPYTILRPVFFFYNYNMMRPMVETGTLFQPLSPETKLQQLSEEDYGEMVADVFDRPADFMKGEIELASVDMTMPEIAAAFSRVLGKTVQYQQIPFEAFEQQIGEELTIMYRWFENVGYAADLAQLKRDFPAPTNFESYLRDHEWQNQPEARPMSGR; translated from the coding sequence ATGCCACAGTCAATCAACGCAGAACGACTTATCTTAGTCACCGGAGCTACAGGCAATCAGGGAAGCGCGATCGCCCGTCATCTTTTGCAACGCGGCAATTTCAAAGTTCGCGCCTTGGTGCGTGACCCCTCGAAGCCTGCATCTGTTGCCCTCGAACAAGCAGGCGCAGAACTCGTAGTCGGAGATCTCAACGATCGCGCTTCCCTCGATCGCGCTTTGCAAGGTGCCTACGGTGTTTTTTCGCTACAGATCTTTCTAGATGGAATAGACACCGAAATCAGTCAGGGCAAAGCGGTTGCAGACGCGGCTTCATCAGCGGGCATCCAGCACTTCGTCTACAGTTCGGTGGGTAGCGCCGAACGCAACACGGGTATTCCGCATTTCGACAGCAAGTTTCAAGTCGAAGAATACATCCGAGCGAGCAAGTTGCCCTACACAATCCTGCGACCCGTTTTCTTTTTCTACAACTACAACATGATGCGCCCGATGGTTGAGACCGGAACGCTCTTTCAGCCATTGAGTCCTGAGACGAAGTTGCAGCAGCTTTCTGAAGAAGATTATGGAGAGATGGTCGCTGATGTATTCGATCGCCCCGCAGACTTCATGAAGGGCGAAATTGAACTTGCCAGTGTGGACATGACCATGCCGGAAATCGCTGCTGCGTTCAGCCGTGTTTTAGGAAAAACCGTCCAATACCAACAAATTCCGTTTGAAGCGTTTGAGCAACAAATTGGAGAGGAATTGACTATCATGTATCGCTGGTTTGAGAACGTCGGCTACGCAGCAGATTTAGCACAGTTGAAACGTGATTTTCCTGCCCCGACCAACTTTGAATCTTATTTACGCGACCATGAGTGGCAGAACCAGCCAGAAGCACGTCCGATGTCGGGTCGATAA
- a CDS encoding DUF928 domain-containing protein, translating into MISIQGLLNKRIKAKLVTSCALSLALIVTPAALAGYAPGDQKPVPPERRSDGGTTRGCSGGGLPLTALASRNYVGRTISRHPTFAWFVPPDSASKPMQFTIYEWVPGSKPKEVRKMSLQSSPGIMKLAPFSDSELGLQPGKEYLWQVVIHCDPDNPSGDLVSKATIEVVGMPAAVQSELNSAVNRAEKANIYAKAGLWYNALGEALKLAEPSKLGEVGSTLLNDLAQWEAPKTTPELPPKEQDAIAKRIENLKQIANNAR; encoded by the coding sequence ATGATTTCAATTCAAGGGTTATTGAACAAACGCATCAAAGCCAAACTGGTCACCAGTTGTGCCCTAAGCTTAGCACTGATTGTAACTCCGGCAGCTTTAGCGGGTTATGCGCCTGGCGATCAAAAGCCCGTTCCTCCAGAAAGAAGATCGGATGGAGGCACAACTAGAGGGTGTTCTGGAGGAGGTCTGCCGCTAACCGCACTTGCCTCTCGCAACTATGTTGGGCGGACAATTTCTCGACATCCTACATTTGCTTGGTTTGTCCCTCCTGACTCTGCCTCCAAGCCAATGCAATTCACGATTTACGAGTGGGTTCCAGGCAGTAAACCCAAAGAAGTTCGCAAGATGTCCTTGCAGAGTTCACCAGGGATTATGAAGTTAGCCCCGTTCTCGGATAGCGAACTAGGGCTGCAACCTGGGAAAGAATATCTCTGGCAGGTTGTGATTCATTGTGATCCAGATAACCCATCAGGTGATTTAGTAAGCAAGGCAACTATTGAGGTTGTAGGAATGCCTGCCGCTGTGCAAAGTGAATTGAACAGCGCAGTAAATAGGGCTGAGAAAGCTAATATCTATGCTAAGGCAGGTTTATGGTACAACGCGCTAGGTGAAGCGCTTAAACTGGCTGAACCTTCAAAACTGGGAGAGGTGGGTTCAACTCTGTTAAACGATTTGGCTCAGTGGGAAGCACCAAAAACTACACCAGAATTGCCACCAAAAGAACAGGACGCGATCGCAAAACGGATTGAAAACTTGAAGCAGATTGCAAACAACGCACGCTAA
- a CDS encoding response regulator, whose translation MSQDLPEQGTLKILVVDDHELILSGTLDLLKQHYPQAKILTAKTTQDALQQVEAFRPDLMIMDLSLPETSGDTAEINRGIKSLGTLMKNYPTLNLVVQSSYVKALVRIKPDIDAYEGGFTVADKGLSSQEMLSRIDLALKGVTHTKDLKMPPGEVKPEWIEVLNLAFEEGLEDKTIAERMRVAPRTVRHYWTKVQDVLGVYPEDGKSLRIQTEKRAREEGFID comes from the coding sequence ATGAGTCAAGATTTACCAGAACAAGGGACGCTCAAAATACTTGTGGTGGATGACCACGAATTAATCCTGAGTGGAACCCTCGACTTGCTCAAACAGCACTACCCACAAGCAAAAATTCTCACAGCCAAAACCACCCAGGACGCACTCCAGCAAGTCGAAGCATTTAGGCCCGACTTAATGATTATGGACCTTTCCCTGCCAGAAACCTCCGGGGACACAGCTGAAATCAATCGAGGCATTAAAAGCTTGGGGACTTTAATGAAAAACTATCCCACCCTCAATCTCGTCGTGCAAAGCAGCTATGTCAAAGCACTGGTGCGGATTAAACCTGATATTGATGCTTACGAAGGAGGGTTCACTGTAGCCGACAAAGGACTTTCTAGCCAGGAGATGTTGAGCCGAATTGACTTGGCACTCAAAGGAGTCACTCATACCAAAGACCTAAAAATGCCACCAGGGGAAGTCAAACCAGAGTGGATTGAGGTACTCAATCTCGCCTTTGAAGAAGGATTGGAAGATAAAACCATTGCTGAACGGATGCGAGTAGCACCCAGAACGGTACGCCACTACTGGACTAAAGTTCAAGACGTTTTAGGCGTTTACCCGGAAGATGGGAAAAGTCTCCGCATTCAAACGGAGAAACGAGCCAGAGAAGAGGGGTTTATTGATTGA
- a CDS encoding SH3 domain-containing protein, whose translation MLKFNFQLTGLAFLTLIAASSTVPAVATQDQSPAEQLCRLRPGINPVCTVLVTAPNGVVIRSGSGSNYRRIGVIPYQHDVNVRVTSSSDKWVKLAARPGWIYYRYLQMAGD comes from the coding sequence ATGCTTAAATTCAACTTCCAACTGACTGGCTTAGCATTTTTAACACTAATTGCAGCTAGCTCCACTGTGCCAGCTGTTGCTACTCAAGATCAAAGCCCAGCCGAACAACTTTGTCGGCTAAGACCAGGTATTAACCCTGTTTGCACAGTGTTGGTAACTGCCCCAAATGGAGTCGTCATCCGCTCTGGATCTGGTTCTAATTATCGAAGAATCGGTGTCATCCCTTACCAACATGATGTCAACGTCAGAGTAACCTCCTCTTCTGACAAATGGGTAAAGCTTGCTGCTCGTCCTGGTTGGATTTATTATCGCTACCTGCAAATGGCTGGGGACTAA
- a CDS encoding CHAT domain-containing protein, giving the protein MPNRHRQFRVRRVLVVLFLSSLTFCLWLNHVPFTALQATWGEVATAQSSNASQLVQQGIEQYKTGDVQGAIASWQTALTAYQTTKNLANVAIVQEKLAIAYRQIGQFEQAINHWKQAIASYRQLRDITKVGQLLTELAQTYSRLGQNKEAIALLCGASETDEDCLESEGSALQIVRKFQNKQGEAAALGSLGEAYRLRGKFDKAIETLLASLKIAQDINLSSYRSSVLNSLGNAYFSKAQLNEKRADSAQLRGAETKESKFIEKARSDYTKALEYFNNSLQLTRTQNDPSGQMQGLINLIQLYYRQKDSKLLNSANEAEQKVQEALVLLERIPDSPNKVYSSIDLAELEQPVLVASSNFTSFQAQCSPRQLNDSQSEELLKKAIFIAQSLEDSRSESFALGKLGHLYECRKNYDKALDFTKQARLAADQNLRAKDSLYLWEWQAGRIFKAQAKESEANSAYERAIMTLGDIRGSLLLAERDLQFSFRDTISPLYREFAQLKLERAESLPITSQEYQKELDSALDAIDSLKLAELQNYFGNDCVFTVFDKERVDDLETEDTAVFSSIILEDRTAIVVSLPNPEHKFNPRTETRLKKFQWINDSKKLREEIKKFRLDIQKFYDPTDPFLRPAENLYNWIIRPFTSDLDSAQIKTLVFIQDGLLRSVPMAALHDGQEFLVQKYAIATTPGLRLTSPKPVDFQGLRTLALGLSEAATVDGEKFKPLENVTDELEQVTQLFPGSKKLLNEQFTRQSLEQQLKQAVYPIIHIATHGQFGTIPEDSFLVTGNNQKITITELESDIRRFSGGSEPVELLALTACQTGIGDDRATLGMAGITVQAGVRSALASLWYIDDAFTQELVAKFYDNLRSQMSKAEALKEAQKALINQNKNIHPAQWAPFILIGNWL; this is encoded by the coding sequence AATATAAGACAGGAGACGTGCAAGGAGCGATCGCATCTTGGCAAACGGCATTAACTGCCTATCAAACCACCAAGAACCTCGCTAACGTGGCAATTGTTCAAGAAAAACTAGCAATAGCTTACCGACAAATCGGTCAGTTCGAGCAAGCGATCAACCATTGGAAACAAGCGATCGCGTCCTATCGCCAACTCCGAGATATCACTAAGGTAGGACAGTTGCTCACAGAACTTGCTCAAACCTACAGCCGATTGGGGCAGAATAAAGAAGCGATCGCACTTTTATGCGGTGCTTCAGAAACTGATGAAGATTGCCTTGAAAGTGAAGGCAGTGCTTTGCAAATTGTCCGAAAGTTTCAAAATAAACAGGGAGAAGCGGCGGCTTTAGGAAGCTTGGGAGAAGCGTATCGTCTCAGAGGAAAGTTTGACAAAGCGATTGAAACTCTCTTAGCTAGCTTAAAGATTGCCCAGGATATTAATCTCTCAAGTTATCGCTCCTCAGTACTGAATAGTCTAGGCAATGCTTACTTCAGTAAAGCTCAACTCAACGAGAAGCGTGCTGATTCTGCTCAGTTAAGAGGTGCAGAGACTAAGGAGAGTAAATTCATTGAAAAAGCTAGGTCTGATTACACAAAAGCTTTGGAATATTTTAACAACAGTCTCCAACTGACCCGCACTCAAAACGACCCATCGGGTCAAATGCAGGGACTTATCAACTTGATTCAACTTTATTACCGCCAAAAAGATTCAAAGTTACTTAATAGCGCTAATGAGGCAGAGCAAAAAGTACAAGAGGCTCTAGTCTTGCTTGAGAGGATACCAGATTCTCCAAATAAAGTCTATTCGTCAATTGATTTAGCCGAACTCGAACAACCTGTACTTGTTGCTTCTAGTAATTTCACTTCGTTTCAGGCTCAATGTTCACCGCGTCAACTCAATGATTCACAATCTGAAGAACTCCTCAAAAAAGCTATTTTTATTGCTCAAAGCCTTGAAGATTCTCGCTCAGAATCGTTTGCGTTAGGTAAACTCGGTCATCTCTACGAGTGCCGCAAGAACTACGATAAAGCCTTAGATTTCACCAAACAAGCACGCTTGGCAGCCGACCAAAACTTACGTGCTAAAGATAGCCTTTATTTGTGGGAGTGGCAGGCGGGACGAATTTTTAAGGCACAAGCGAAAGAATCTGAGGCAAATAGTGCTTACGAACGCGCAATTATGACCTTAGGAGATATCCGAGGCAGTCTGTTACTTGCAGAGCGAGACTTGCAATTTAGTTTTCGGGACACCATTAGTCCTCTCTACCGAGAGTTTGCTCAGTTAAAGCTAGAACGTGCTGAATCACTACCCATTACAAGTCAAGAGTACCAAAAGGAACTGGATTCTGCACTTGATGCCATTGATTCTTTGAAACTAGCAGAATTGCAAAATTACTTCGGTAATGATTGTGTCTTTACCGTTTTTGATAAAGAACGAGTTGATGACTTAGAAACAGAAGATACCGCTGTCTTTAGTTCTATCATCCTGGAAGACCGAACGGCAATTGTGGTGAGTCTCCCGAATCCTGAACATAAATTTAACCCTAGGACTGAAACAAGGTTGAAGAAGTTTCAGTGGATAAACGATAGTAAAAAACTTAGAGAAGAAATAAAAAAATTCCGTCTAGATATACAAAAATTCTATGACCCCACTGACCCTTTTTTAAGACCAGCAGAGAATCTATATAATTGGATTATTCGCCCTTTCACCTCCGATTTAGACTCAGCACAAATCAAAACTCTCGTCTTCATCCAAGATGGACTCTTACGCAGTGTACCGATGGCTGCACTCCATGATGGTCAGGAATTTCTCGTTCAGAAATACGCCATTGCTACAACTCCTGGTCTACGCTTGACATCTCCTAAACCTGTAGATTTTCAAGGGCTGCGGACGCTAGCTTTAGGATTAAGCGAAGCCGCTACCGTTGATGGTGAAAAATTTAAGCCTTTGGAAAATGTCACTGATGAACTTGAGCAAGTCACGCAGCTATTTCCCGGTAGCAAGAAACTCTTGAATGAACAATTTACTCGTCAGAGCTTAGAGCAACAACTTAAACAAGCAGTTTACCCGATTATTCACATTGCCACTCACGGTCAATTTGGGACTATTCCAGAAGATAGCTTTTTAGTTACGGGTAATAATCAGAAGATTACAATTACTGAGCTAGAGAGTGACATCCGCCGCTTCAGTGGAGGTTCGGAGCCAGTAGAGTTGCTTGCACTCACGGCTTGTCAAACGGGTATAGGAGATGACCGTGCGACGCTCGGTATGGCTGGCATTACGGTGCAAGCAGGCGTCAGAAGTGCTTTGGCTTCTCTTTGGTATATTGACGATGCTTTTACACAAGAATTAGTCGCTAAGTTTTACGATAACTTGCGATCGCAAATGAGCAAAGCAGAAGCTCTCAAGGAAGCGCAGAAGGCACTGATTAATCAAAACAAGAATATTCACCCCGCTCAATGGGCACCCTTTATCCTCATCGGTAACTGGCTATAG
- a CDS encoding alpha/beta hydrolase family protein, with protein sequence MVAFGATFITLGTAASAIATTFSAEPLFKEVNSYTTTIATNGDPADIYFPFLPDADTNTNLFPVVLLLQGALVDKADYSNFATIVASYGFVVVVPNNERTLVAPTGQSVTGFFPEQQQVNDVLAYMVAEDSNPDSPVADLVDTSKLALLGHSFGGAVGLASLQDLCVPFICSGSFEQPEELVAGIFYGTNFRDPPEVGVVPPIANGGIPIGLIAGSRDGVASPSVTEETYNQIQDQPKVLITVEGANHYGITNEDNLLRDPIRPTLDQAVATETIARWSALFLMAQVVDNQSAFDYVYNTGDALDENVSVVSQAKPVPEATSGLGVLLFGTFCAGSIVKRLLSKG encoded by the coding sequence GTGGTCGCGTTCGGAGCGACCTTCATCACTTTAGGAACAGCGGCATCAGCTATCGCCACTACGTTCAGTGCCGAACCCTTATTCAAGGAGGTCAATAGCTACACCACAACGATTGCCACGAATGGCGATCCGGCTGATATCTACTTCCCATTCCTGCCGGATGCCGATACCAACACGAATTTGTTCCCCGTTGTCCTGCTGTTGCAAGGTGCACTTGTCGATAAAGCCGATTACTCAAATTTTGCCACGATTGTGGCAAGCTACGGATTTGTAGTGGTCGTACCCAATAATGAACGGACTTTAGTCGCTCCAACGGGACAGTCGGTCACAGGCTTCTTTCCGGAACAGCAGCAAGTGAACGACGTTTTGGCTTACATGGTAGCCGAAGACTCTAACCCGGATTCACCTGTTGCCGATCTTGTTGACACCAGTAAGCTGGCATTGCTCGGTCACTCCTTTGGCGGTGCTGTGGGACTTGCCAGCCTTCAAGACCTCTGCGTTCCCTTTATTTGCTCCGGCAGCTTCGAGCAACCGGAGGAATTGGTGGCGGGAATATTTTACGGCACCAACTTCAGAGACCCTCCAGAAGTGGGAGTCGTTCCCCCAATTGCTAATGGCGGGATTCCTATTGGTTTGATTGCTGGTAGTAGGGATGGTGTAGCCTCCCCTAGCGTTACTGAGGAGACATACAATCAGATTCAAGACCAACCCAAGGTTCTGATTACAGTTGAAGGTGCTAATCATTATGGCATCACGAATGAGGATAACCTCTTGCGTGACCCCATCAGACCGACTCTAGACCAAGCTGTAGCAACAGAGACAATTGCTCGTTGGAGCGCCCTTTTCTTAATGGCTCAGGTAGTTGATAATCAGAGTGCTTTTGATTACGTGTATAACACGGGCGATGCACTCGATGAAAACGTCAGCGTCGTCAGTCAAGCCAAACCCGTTCCCGAAGCGACTTCAGGTTTGGGTGTATTGTTATTCGGTACTTTCTGTGCGGGTTCAATAGTCAAGCGTCTTCTCTCAAAAGGTTGA
- a CDS encoding DUF4278 domain-containing protein, with protein sequence MKLSYRGVTYSYNPPEVETTLGEVGGKYRGLDWRFRNLEKPPVLQPTVNLKYRGVYYQTGTTPTSNSTQMTKTPAFSTQEKARSLMHNQKRTLKNRQQSMLYRAAAELGLATHPNEEKSCLNSTSN encoded by the coding sequence ATGAAACTCTCATATCGCGGTGTGACTTACTCATACAATCCCCCAGAAGTTGAAACCACTTTAGGTGAAGTCGGTGGGAAGTATCGGGGATTAGATTGGAGATTCCGCAATTTGGAAAAGCCACCAGTGCTGCAACCAACGGTTAATTTGAAGTATCGCGGCGTTTACTATCAAACTGGCACAACGCCAACCTCTAACAGCACTCAGATGACAAAAACTCCGGCTTTCTCTACTCAAGAGAAGGCGCGATCGCTAATGCACAATCAGAAGCGGACGCTCAAAAATCGTCAGCAATCCATGCTGTACCGTGCTGCGGCAGAACTTGGGTTGGCGACTCATCCAAACGAAGAAAAATCATGCTTAAATTCAACTTCCAACTGA
- a CDS encoding sensor histidine kinase, which produces MLSAIWSKIRKEFTIWSVGALPGVAAIGLVILVRLSGSLQLIEWVTLDSFLRLRPPEPIDSRVVIVGIDEEDIRRIRNYPIPDREIAKLLRTLQKYQPRAIGLDIVRDIPVEPGHVELVAAFKDIKNLIAVEKVLPISIKPPPDLSPEQIGFVDYLSDDDGKVRRALLGTNRPEDDKKYAFSLSLRLAEAYLKTEGIKLSNGIRDRNAMRFGSTELPRLLPNSGGYVRTDDFGVQLLLNYHNGRKRFRTLSLKEINDIEAGNGNPNVLRDAFSARIVLIGVTAPSIKDFINTSAIANLQPPGKIYGVEFHAHVTSQIVSAVLDGRPVLKTWPQGWEYLWIVSWGVLAIYLGRLTQSPLRNLVYVAVVSLGLVAIGYAFIVGGWWIPVAPALLVLVINGAILSAFYQYDRFLRSQIEICQHTIERTFIVIHNGPLQTLANILRHVQDQDIEQNRLLEELRNLNYEIREIGEYLKLEALDREESLRLGSGLILDLKLPIRDLLYEVYSHTLQRNFPCFETLKVKAYSFDPIEEQYLSLEQKRELCQFLEEALCNVGKHAKGLTRLSATGKQNEGWYTLSIKDNGAGTHPRCEGRGTKQCLNIARKLRGEFQRKSFGEKGTLCELKWPIAGKKWSFAQIRRKLKTQIVKWFRAYAARR; this is translated from the coding sequence TTGCTGTCCGCTATTTGGAGCAAAATTAGAAAGGAATTTACTATCTGGTCTGTAGGAGCATTACCAGGAGTTGCCGCTATAGGGCTGGTCATACTCGTTCGCCTGAGTGGATCCCTGCAATTGATAGAATGGGTAACTCTCGACTCCTTTCTCCGCTTACGCCCACCCGAACCTATCGACTCACGAGTTGTCATTGTCGGAATTGATGAGGAGGATATCCGACGTATAAGAAATTACCCCATACCTGATCGCGAGATTGCCAAACTGCTGAGAACATTACAGAAGTACCAGCCCAGAGCGATCGGTCTTGATATTGTAAGGGATATACCCGTCGAACCCGGTCATGTGGAACTGGTTGCAGCATTTAAAGATATTAAAAATCTGATTGCAGTTGAAAAAGTCTTACCTATCTCCATTAAGCCACCCCCCGACCTATCCCCAGAACAAATCGGTTTTGTAGATTACCTTTCCGATGATGACGGCAAAGTCAGGCGTGCACTACTTGGAACGAATAGACCTGAAGACGATAAAAAATATGCATTTTCCCTGTCTTTACGGTTGGCAGAAGCTTATCTCAAAACTGAAGGCATTAAACTGAGCAATGGCATTCGCGATCGCAATGCGATGCGGTTTGGTTCAACTGAACTCCCTCGCCTTTTACCCAATTCGGGGGGCTACGTGCGAACTGATGATTTTGGAGTTCAGCTACTTCTCAATTATCACAACGGTCGAAAACGATTTCGCACGCTATCCCTTAAAGAGATTAACGATATTGAAGCTGGGAATGGTAATCCCAATGTGCTGCGCGATGCCTTCAGCGCACGCATTGTTCTGATTGGGGTAACGGCTCCTAGTATTAAAGACTTTATCAATACCTCTGCGATCGCTAATTTGCAACCACCGGGGAAAATTTATGGCGTAGAATTTCATGCCCATGTCACCAGCCAAATTGTCAGCGCCGTTCTCGATGGACGACCCGTTTTAAAAACCTGGCCACAGGGTTGGGAATATCTTTGGATTGTCAGTTGGGGCGTTTTAGCTATTTATCTCGGTCGGCTGACTCAATCTCCTCTGAGAAACCTGGTGTATGTCGCCGTTGTCAGCCTTGGGTTAGTGGCAATTGGTTATGCTTTCATCGTCGGGGGATGGTGGATTCCAGTAGCACCCGCGCTACTCGTTTTGGTCATCAATGGTGCAATCTTGAGTGCTTTCTATCAATACGACCGATTTTTGAGGTCTCAGATTGAAATATGCCAACACACCATCGAACGGACATTTATTGTCATTCATAATGGACCCCTGCAAACATTAGCTAATATTTTGAGGCACGTCCAAGACCAAGATATAGAACAAAATCGATTGCTCGAAGAACTGAGAAATCTAAACTACGAAATTAGAGAAATCGGCGAATATCTGAAACTAGAAGCCCTAGACCGAGAGGAAAGTCTCCGTCTCGGCAGTGGTCTAATTCTGGACTTAAAGCTACCCATTCGTGACTTGCTCTATGAAGTTTACAGCCATACACTTCAGCGAAACTTTCCCTGTTTTGAAACGCTCAAAGTTAAAGCTTATTCGTTCGATCCAATTGAAGAGCAATACTTAAGCCTCGAACAAAAGCGAGAACTCTGCCAATTTCTAGAAGAAGCGCTGTGCAATGTCGGAAAACATGCCAAAGGATTGACTCGCCTGAGTGCTACTGGTAAACAAAACGAAGGCTGGTACACCCTAAGTATTAAAGATAATGGAGCTGGCACTCACCCGCGTTGTGAAGGGCGAGGTACGAAGCAGTGTCTAAATATAGCAAGAAAATTAAGAGGAGAGTTTCAGCGAAAGTCTTTCGGAGAGAAAGGAACTTTATGTGAGTTAAAGTGGCCTATTGCGGGGAAAAAGTGGAGCTTTGCTCAAATAAGACGTAAACTCAAAACCCAGATTGTGAAATGGTTTAGAGCTTACGCTGCACGGCGCTGA